In one Sander lucioperca isolate FBNREF2018 chromosome 7, SLUC_FBN_1.2, whole genome shotgun sequence genomic region, the following are encoded:
- the LOC116046820 gene encoding NLR family CARD domain-containing protein 3-like isoform X2, which yields MWSQVQRRLNIAADVFNSSTARPADIKTSRKKPYRLDSQSRNQVGRLITLKMDAAEETEKLPDGPPLPASSCLSMKSDASMEIRHDFAKEAPDSSANFEQSNLPASSCVSMKSEASMENRRDFSKEDTERDQHDCSESTEMDGNAIFKLVEEHSNNILLSELRRYKRLLFPHLSQPESEKHDEDRLTTEDKNQDSSASEGVLKITLHVLKEMGQRELANILEKHVYGELDVCQRKLRHKLKKFEYIYEGVAQHGTQTLLNKVYTKLYFIEGAGGAVNNEHEIRQVEAATRRRATEDKPIKCQDIFRPMLGQDRFIRTVLTKGISGIGKTISVQKFNLEWAEGRANQDIQLLINLPFRELNLMKTQHFTLTQLLHHFLTEAKESGISDFGKYKLVLIFDGLDECRLPLDFDHNEPCRSASEPVPVDALLTNLFQGNMLPSAHVWITSRPAAATRIPVDLVERVTEIRGFNDPQKEEYFRKKISDENMASRVISHVKATRSLHIMCHIPVFSWISATVLQRLLEETEKREDAVKGAMPKTLTQMYTHFLIYNSLIRTQKYPTCQEASEMQSQVKMDEEIILKLGKLAFEHLVKGNMIFYENELNEYNINVADAAIYSGVFTQISENDFGFHLERVYCFVHLSIQEFFAAVYVFHTFVHFNQNLLEPQESSAAQEAPSDATNLLKSAVDKALQSENGHLDLFLRFLLGLSQTSNRTLLKSVVTTVGSSSQRNEGIVEYIKEKIRQNLSPERCINLFHCLSELNDQSLLEEIQNYLSSGSLSEIQLSPSQWSALVFVLLTSKKELDEFDLRKYSRSEEGLLRLLPVIKESRVAMLPFCGITEVGCGFLASALRTNPTHLKELDLSYNHPGQLGMELLSCLQRDMEHLTVSSNNNAECYLKSALKKYTCELTLDVKTANSYLSISEDDKKMTRMETAQPYLDSPERFTGSWGQVLCKEGLSARCYWEAEWTGDKTGIGVAYKGISRKAVGNESVLGYNDQSWSLRYCQGKYTAWYKSDSYVSVPYSNSKRVGVFLDWSAGTLSFYAVSSNAMTHLYTFHAKFFEPLYPGFRLGFADTSLTLCQPENP from the exons AAACCAAGTAGGTAGGCTTATTACCTTGAAAATGGACGCTGCTGAGGAGACTGAAAAGCTTCCTGATGGGCCACCGTTGCCTGCGTCATCCTGTCTATCCATGAAAAGTGATGCCTCCATGGAGATTCGTCATGACTTTGCTAAGGAAGCGCCTGATAG CTCGGCCAACTTTGAGCAATCGAACTTGCCTGCCTCATCCTGTGTGTCAATGAAAAGTGAAGCCTCCATGGAGAATCGTCGTGATTTCAGCAAGGAAGATACTGAGAG GGACCAACATGACTGTTCAGAATCAACGGAGATGGATGGAAATGCCATATTTAAG TTGGTGGAAGAACACAGCAACAACATTTTGCTGAGTGAGCTGAGAAGGTATAAAAGGCTGCTCTTTCCACATCTATCACAACCTGAGAGTGAAAAGCATGATGAAGACAGGTTGActactgaagataaaaatcAAGACAGCAGTGCCAGTGAGGGTGttctgaagatcacactgcaTGTCTTAAAGGAAATGGGCCAAAGAGAGCTTGCTAACATACTGGAGAAAC ACGTTTATGGTGAGCTTGACGTCTGCCAGCGCAAACTCCGACACAAACTGAAAAAGTTTGAATACATTTATGAGGGTGTGGCACAGCATGGGACCCAGACACTTCTTAACAAGGTGTACACTAAGCTGTACTTCATAGAGGGAGCTGGTGGAGCTGTCAATAATGAACATGAGATCAGGCAGGTTGAGGCTGCAACCAGGAGACGAGCAACTGAAGACAAGCCAATCAAATGTCAAGATATTTTTAGGCCTATGCTCGGACAAGACCGATTCATCAGAACCGTTCTGACTAAAGGAATTTCTGGCATTGGAAAAACAATCTCTGTGCAGAAGTTTAATCTGGAATGGGCAGAGGGACGAGCTAACCAGGATATCCAGCTGCTGATTAATCTTCCGTTTCGAGAGCTGAATCTGATGAAGACACAACACTTCACACTGACGCAGCTTCTTCATCATTTTCTCACGGAGGCAAAAGAATCCGGAATTTCAGATTTTGGCAAGTACAAGCTTGTGCTGATATTTGATGGGCTAGATGAGTGTCGGCTTCCCCTGGACTTTGACCACAACGAGCCCTGCCGCAGTGCCTCAGAGCCAGTTCCAGTGGATGCACTCCTGACAAATCTCTTCCAGGGGAACATGCTGCCCTCTGCGCATGTCTGGATTACCTCCAGGCCTGCTGCTGCAACTCGCATCCCAGTTGATCTCGTTGAACGTGTGACGGAGATCCGAGGGTTCAACGACCCCCAGAAGGAAGAATACTTCAGGAAAAAAATCTCCGATGAAAACATGGCCAGTAGAGTCATCTCGCACGTTAAGGCAACCAGGAGCCTCCATATCATGTGTCACATACCAGTCTTCAGTTGGATATCCGCCACTGTTCTGCAGAGGCTTTTGGAAGAAAcggaaaagagagaggatgcGGTCAAAGGAGCAATGCCTAAAACTCTGACCCAAATGTACACACACTTCCTGATTTACAACTCATTGATCAGAACACAAAAGTATCCAACGTGCCAAGAGGCATCTGAAATGCAGTCCCAGGTGAAAATGGATGAAGAGATTATCTTGAAGCTTGGAAAACTGGCCTTCGAGCACCTGGTGAAAGGCAACATGATCTTCTATGAGAATGAACTGAATGAGTACAACATCAACGTCGCTGATGCTGCAATATattcaggagtgttcacacagatctcaGAGAATGATTTTGGATTTCACCTGGAGAGGGTGTACTGCTTTGTGCATCTCAGCATTCAGGAGTTTTTTGCCGCAGTGTACGTTTTCCACACATTCGTCCACTTCAATCAGAACTTGTTGGAACCACAAGAAAGCAGCGCTGCCCAGGAGGCTCCCAGCGACGCTACCAACCTTCTCAAGAGTGCAGTGGATAAGGCCTTGCAGAGTGAGAACGGACACCTGGATCTTTTTCTGCGTTTCCTTCTCGGCCTCTCACAGACATCCAATCGGACGTTGTTGAAGAGCGTTGTGACCACAGTGGGGAGCAGTTCACAGAGAAATGAGGGAATTGTCGAGTACATCAAGGAGAAGATCAGGCAAAATCTCTCCCCAGAAAGATGCATCAATCTCTTCCACTGCCTCAGTGAGCTGAATGATCAGTCTCTTCTGGAGGAAATCCAGAACTACCTGAGCTCTGGTAGTTTGTCAGAGATCCAGCTGTCCCCTTCACAGTGGTCTGCTCTGGTCTTTGTGTTGCTGACCTCAAAGAAAGAGTTGGATGAGTTTGACTTGAGGAAATATTCAAGATCAGAGGAGGGGCTTCTGAGGCTGTTACCAGTGATCAAAGAATCCAGAGTAGCCAT gCTGCCGTTCTGTGGAATCACAGAGGTTGGCTGTGGCTTTTTGGCTAGTGCTCTGAGGACCAATCCCACCCACCTGAAGGAGCTGGATCTGAGTTACAATCATCCGGGGCAGCTGGGGATGGAGCTGCTGTCCTGTTTACAGAGGGACATGGAACACCTCACTGTCAG CTCTAACAACAATGCTGAGTGCTACTTAAAATCGGCTCTGAAGaaat ATACATGTGAGCTTACGCTGGATGTGAAAACTGCCAATTCATACTTGTCTATTTCTGaagatgacaaaaaaatgacacgAATGGAAACAGCGCAGCCATACCTTGACAGCCCAGAGAGATTTACAGGCAGCTGGGGACAAGTTCTTTGTAAAGAGGGTCTTTCTGCTCGTTGCTACTGGGAAGCAGAGTGGACTGGGGACAAGACCGGTATAGGAGTGGCTTATAAAGGAATCAGCAGGAAAGCAGTCGGCAATGAGTCTGTCCTTGGCTacaatgatcagtcctggagtctgcgCTACTGTCAAGGCAAATACACGGCCTGGTACAAGAGTGATTCATACGTATCTGTCCCCTACTCCAACTCCAAAAGGGTTGGGGTGTTCTTAGACTGGTCAGCTGGCACTCTGTCCTTCTACGCTGTATCATCAAACGCCATGACGCATCTGTATACGTTCCACGCCAAATTCTTCGAGCCTCTGTATCCAGGCTTCCGGCTGGGGTTTGCAGATACTTCATTAACTCTGTGCCAGCCAGAGAACCCCTAA
- the LOC116046820 gene encoding NLR family CARD domain-containing protein 3-like isoform X3, whose protein sequence is MKSEASMENRRDFSKEDTERDQHDCSESTEMDGNAIFKLVEEHSNNILLSELRRYKRLLFPHLSQPESEKHDEDRLTTEDKNQDSSASEGVLKITLHVLKEMGQRELANILEKHVYGELDVCQRKLRHKLKKFEYIYEGVAQHGTQTLLNKVYTKLYFIEGAGGAVNNEHEIRQVEAATRRRATEDKPIKCQDIFRPMLGQDRFIRTVLTKGISGIGKTISVQKFNLEWAEGRANQDIQLLINLPFRELNLMKTQHFTLTQLLHHFLTEAKESGISDFGKYKLVLIFDGLDECRLPLDFDHNEPCRSASEPVPVDALLTNLFQGNMLPSAHVWITSRPAAATRIPVDLVERVTEIRGFNDPQKEEYFRKKISDENMASRVISHVKATRSLHIMCHIPVFSWISATVLQRLLEETEKREDAVKGAMPKTLTQMYTHFLIYNSLIRTQKYPTCQEASEMQSQVKMDEEIILKLGKLAFEHLVKGNMIFYENELNEYNINVADAAIYSGVFTQISENDFGFHLERVYCFVHLSIQEFFAAVYVFHTFVHFNQNLLEPQESSAAQEAPSDATNLLKSAVDKALQSENGHLDLFLRFLLGLSQTSNRTLLKSVVTTVGSSSQRNEGIVEYIKEKIRQNLSPERCINLFHCLSELNDQSLLEEIQNYLSSGSLSEIQLSPSQWSALVFVLLTSKKELDEFDLRKYSRSEEGLLRLLPVIKESRVAILKECNLTEKCCEALGAVLSSSCVKELDLSDNDLQDSGVELLSAGLASPTCHLEKLRLPFCGITEVGCGFLASALRTNPTHLKELDLSYNHPGQLGMELLSCLQRDMEHLTVSSNNNAECYLKSALKKYTCELTLDVKTANSYLSISEDDKKMTRMETAQPYLDSPERFTGSWGQVLCKEGLSARCYWEAEWTGDKTGIGVAYKGISRKAVGNESVLGYNDQSWSLRYCQGKYTAWYKSDSYVSVPYSNSKRVGVFLDWSAGTLSFYAVSSNAMTHLYTFHAKFFEPLYPGFRLGFADTSLTLCQPENP, encoded by the exons ATGAAAAGTGAAGCCTCCATGGAGAATCGTCGTGATTTCAGCAAGGAAGATACTGAGAG GGACCAACATGACTGTTCAGAATCAACGGAGATGGATGGAAATGCCATATTTAAG TTGGTGGAAGAACACAGCAACAACATTTTGCTGAGTGAGCTGAGAAGGTATAAAAGGCTGCTCTTTCCACATCTATCACAACCTGAGAGTGAAAAGCATGATGAAGACAGGTTGActactgaagataaaaatcAAGACAGCAGTGCCAGTGAGGGTGttctgaagatcacactgcaTGTCTTAAAGGAAATGGGCCAAAGAGAGCTTGCTAACATACTGGAGAAAC ACGTTTATGGTGAGCTTGACGTCTGCCAGCGCAAACTCCGACACAAACTGAAAAAGTTTGAATACATTTATGAGGGTGTGGCACAGCATGGGACCCAGACACTTCTTAACAAGGTGTACACTAAGCTGTACTTCATAGAGGGAGCTGGTGGAGCTGTCAATAATGAACATGAGATCAGGCAGGTTGAGGCTGCAACCAGGAGACGAGCAACTGAAGACAAGCCAATCAAATGTCAAGATATTTTTAGGCCTATGCTCGGACAAGACCGATTCATCAGAACCGTTCTGACTAAAGGAATTTCTGGCATTGGAAAAACAATCTCTGTGCAGAAGTTTAATCTGGAATGGGCAGAGGGACGAGCTAACCAGGATATCCAGCTGCTGATTAATCTTCCGTTTCGAGAGCTGAATCTGATGAAGACACAACACTTCACACTGACGCAGCTTCTTCATCATTTTCTCACGGAGGCAAAAGAATCCGGAATTTCAGATTTTGGCAAGTACAAGCTTGTGCTGATATTTGATGGGCTAGATGAGTGTCGGCTTCCCCTGGACTTTGACCACAACGAGCCCTGCCGCAGTGCCTCAGAGCCAGTTCCAGTGGATGCACTCCTGACAAATCTCTTCCAGGGGAACATGCTGCCCTCTGCGCATGTCTGGATTACCTCCAGGCCTGCTGCTGCAACTCGCATCCCAGTTGATCTCGTTGAACGTGTGACGGAGATCCGAGGGTTCAACGACCCCCAGAAGGAAGAATACTTCAGGAAAAAAATCTCCGATGAAAACATGGCCAGTAGAGTCATCTCGCACGTTAAGGCAACCAGGAGCCTCCATATCATGTGTCACATACCAGTCTTCAGTTGGATATCCGCCACTGTTCTGCAGAGGCTTTTGGAAGAAAcggaaaagagagaggatgcGGTCAAAGGAGCAATGCCTAAAACTCTGACCCAAATGTACACACACTTCCTGATTTACAACTCATTGATCAGAACACAAAAGTATCCAACGTGCCAAGAGGCATCTGAAATGCAGTCCCAGGTGAAAATGGATGAAGAGATTATCTTGAAGCTTGGAAAACTGGCCTTCGAGCACCTGGTGAAAGGCAACATGATCTTCTATGAGAATGAACTGAATGAGTACAACATCAACGTCGCTGATGCTGCAATATattcaggagtgttcacacagatctcaGAGAATGATTTTGGATTTCACCTGGAGAGGGTGTACTGCTTTGTGCATCTCAGCATTCAGGAGTTTTTTGCCGCAGTGTACGTTTTCCACACATTCGTCCACTTCAATCAGAACTTGTTGGAACCACAAGAAAGCAGCGCTGCCCAGGAGGCTCCCAGCGACGCTACCAACCTTCTCAAGAGTGCAGTGGATAAGGCCTTGCAGAGTGAGAACGGACACCTGGATCTTTTTCTGCGTTTCCTTCTCGGCCTCTCACAGACATCCAATCGGACGTTGTTGAAGAGCGTTGTGACCACAGTGGGGAGCAGTTCACAGAGAAATGAGGGAATTGTCGAGTACATCAAGGAGAAGATCAGGCAAAATCTCTCCCCAGAAAGATGCATCAATCTCTTCCACTGCCTCAGTGAGCTGAATGATCAGTCTCTTCTGGAGGAAATCCAGAACTACCTGAGCTCTGGTAGTTTGTCAGAGATCCAGCTGTCCCCTTCACAGTGGTCTGCTCTGGTCTTTGTGTTGCTGACCTCAAAGAAAGAGTTGGATGAGTTTGACTTGAGGAAATATTCAAGATCAGAGGAGGGGCTTCTGAGGCTGTTACCAGTGATCAAAGAATCCAGAGTAGCCAT aCTCAAAGAATGCAACCTCACAGAGAAATGCTGTGAAGCGCTTGGAGCAGTTCTAAGCAGTTCATGTGTGAAAGAGTTGGACCTGAGTGATAATGATCTGCAAGACTCAGGAGTAGAACTCTTGTCTGCTGGACTGGCAAGTCCAACGTGTCATCTGGAAAAACTGAG gCTGCCGTTCTGTGGAATCACAGAGGTTGGCTGTGGCTTTTTGGCTAGTGCTCTGAGGACCAATCCCACCCACCTGAAGGAGCTGGATCTGAGTTACAATCATCCGGGGCAGCTGGGGATGGAGCTGCTGTCCTGTTTACAGAGGGACATGGAACACCTCACTGTCAG CTCTAACAACAATGCTGAGTGCTACTTAAAATCGGCTCTGAAGaaat ATACATGTGAGCTTACGCTGGATGTGAAAACTGCCAATTCATACTTGTCTATTTCTGaagatgacaaaaaaatgacacgAATGGAAACAGCGCAGCCATACCTTGACAGCCCAGAGAGATTTACAGGCAGCTGGGGACAAGTTCTTTGTAAAGAGGGTCTTTCTGCTCGTTGCTACTGGGAAGCAGAGTGGACTGGGGACAAGACCGGTATAGGAGTGGCTTATAAAGGAATCAGCAGGAAAGCAGTCGGCAATGAGTCTGTCCTTGGCTacaatgatcagtcctggagtctgcgCTACTGTCAAGGCAAATACACGGCCTGGTACAAGAGTGATTCATACGTATCTGTCCCCTACTCCAACTCCAAAAGGGTTGGGGTGTTCTTAGACTGGTCAGCTGGCACTCTGTCCTTCTACGCTGTATCATCAAACGCCATGACGCATCTGTATACGTTCCACGCCAAATTCTTCGAGCCTCTGTATCCAGGCTTCCGGCTGGGGTTTGCAGATACTTCATTAACTCTGTGCCAGCCAGAGAACCCCTAA
- the LOC116046820 gene encoding NLR family CARD domain-containing protein 3-like isoform X1, whose amino-acid sequence MWSQVQRRLNIAADVFNSSTARPADIKTSRKKPYRLDSQSRNQVGRLITLKMDAAEETEKLPDGPPLPASSCLSMKSDASMEIRHDFAKEAPDSSANFEQSNLPASSCVSMKSEASMENRRDFSKEDTERDQHDCSESTEMDGNAIFKLVEEHSNNILLSELRRYKRLLFPHLSQPESEKHDEDRLTTEDKNQDSSASEGVLKITLHVLKEMGQRELANILEKHVYGELDVCQRKLRHKLKKFEYIYEGVAQHGTQTLLNKVYTKLYFIEGAGGAVNNEHEIRQVEAATRRRATEDKPIKCQDIFRPMLGQDRFIRTVLTKGISGIGKTISVQKFNLEWAEGRANQDIQLLINLPFRELNLMKTQHFTLTQLLHHFLTEAKESGISDFGKYKLVLIFDGLDECRLPLDFDHNEPCRSASEPVPVDALLTNLFQGNMLPSAHVWITSRPAAATRIPVDLVERVTEIRGFNDPQKEEYFRKKISDENMASRVISHVKATRSLHIMCHIPVFSWISATVLQRLLEETEKREDAVKGAMPKTLTQMYTHFLIYNSLIRTQKYPTCQEASEMQSQVKMDEEIILKLGKLAFEHLVKGNMIFYENELNEYNINVADAAIYSGVFTQISENDFGFHLERVYCFVHLSIQEFFAAVYVFHTFVHFNQNLLEPQESSAAQEAPSDATNLLKSAVDKALQSENGHLDLFLRFLLGLSQTSNRTLLKSVVTTVGSSSQRNEGIVEYIKEKIRQNLSPERCINLFHCLSELNDQSLLEEIQNYLSSGSLSEIQLSPSQWSALVFVLLTSKKELDEFDLRKYSRSEEGLLRLLPVIKESRVAILKECNLTEKCCEALGAVLSSSCVKELDLSDNDLQDSGVELLSAGLASPTCHLEKLRLPFCGITEVGCGFLASALRTNPTHLKELDLSYNHPGQLGMELLSCLQRDMEHLTVSSNNNAECYLKSALKKYTCELTLDVKTANSYLSISEDDKKMTRMETAQPYLDSPERFTGSWGQVLCKEGLSARCYWEAEWTGDKTGIGVAYKGISRKAVGNESVLGYNDQSWSLRYCQGKYTAWYKSDSYVSVPYSNSKRVGVFLDWSAGTLSFYAVSSNAMTHLYTFHAKFFEPLYPGFRLGFADTSLTLCQPENP is encoded by the exons AAACCAAGTAGGTAGGCTTATTACCTTGAAAATGGACGCTGCTGAGGAGACTGAAAAGCTTCCTGATGGGCCACCGTTGCCTGCGTCATCCTGTCTATCCATGAAAAGTGATGCCTCCATGGAGATTCGTCATGACTTTGCTAAGGAAGCGCCTGATAG CTCGGCCAACTTTGAGCAATCGAACTTGCCTGCCTCATCCTGTGTGTCAATGAAAAGTGAAGCCTCCATGGAGAATCGTCGTGATTTCAGCAAGGAAGATACTGAGAG GGACCAACATGACTGTTCAGAATCAACGGAGATGGATGGAAATGCCATATTTAAG TTGGTGGAAGAACACAGCAACAACATTTTGCTGAGTGAGCTGAGAAGGTATAAAAGGCTGCTCTTTCCACATCTATCACAACCTGAGAGTGAAAAGCATGATGAAGACAGGTTGActactgaagataaaaatcAAGACAGCAGTGCCAGTGAGGGTGttctgaagatcacactgcaTGTCTTAAAGGAAATGGGCCAAAGAGAGCTTGCTAACATACTGGAGAAAC ACGTTTATGGTGAGCTTGACGTCTGCCAGCGCAAACTCCGACACAAACTGAAAAAGTTTGAATACATTTATGAGGGTGTGGCACAGCATGGGACCCAGACACTTCTTAACAAGGTGTACACTAAGCTGTACTTCATAGAGGGAGCTGGTGGAGCTGTCAATAATGAACATGAGATCAGGCAGGTTGAGGCTGCAACCAGGAGACGAGCAACTGAAGACAAGCCAATCAAATGTCAAGATATTTTTAGGCCTATGCTCGGACAAGACCGATTCATCAGAACCGTTCTGACTAAAGGAATTTCTGGCATTGGAAAAACAATCTCTGTGCAGAAGTTTAATCTGGAATGGGCAGAGGGACGAGCTAACCAGGATATCCAGCTGCTGATTAATCTTCCGTTTCGAGAGCTGAATCTGATGAAGACACAACACTTCACACTGACGCAGCTTCTTCATCATTTTCTCACGGAGGCAAAAGAATCCGGAATTTCAGATTTTGGCAAGTACAAGCTTGTGCTGATATTTGATGGGCTAGATGAGTGTCGGCTTCCCCTGGACTTTGACCACAACGAGCCCTGCCGCAGTGCCTCAGAGCCAGTTCCAGTGGATGCACTCCTGACAAATCTCTTCCAGGGGAACATGCTGCCCTCTGCGCATGTCTGGATTACCTCCAGGCCTGCTGCTGCAACTCGCATCCCAGTTGATCTCGTTGAACGTGTGACGGAGATCCGAGGGTTCAACGACCCCCAGAAGGAAGAATACTTCAGGAAAAAAATCTCCGATGAAAACATGGCCAGTAGAGTCATCTCGCACGTTAAGGCAACCAGGAGCCTCCATATCATGTGTCACATACCAGTCTTCAGTTGGATATCCGCCACTGTTCTGCAGAGGCTTTTGGAAGAAAcggaaaagagagaggatgcGGTCAAAGGAGCAATGCCTAAAACTCTGACCCAAATGTACACACACTTCCTGATTTACAACTCATTGATCAGAACACAAAAGTATCCAACGTGCCAAGAGGCATCTGAAATGCAGTCCCAGGTGAAAATGGATGAAGAGATTATCTTGAAGCTTGGAAAACTGGCCTTCGAGCACCTGGTGAAAGGCAACATGATCTTCTATGAGAATGAACTGAATGAGTACAACATCAACGTCGCTGATGCTGCAATATattcaggagtgttcacacagatctcaGAGAATGATTTTGGATTTCACCTGGAGAGGGTGTACTGCTTTGTGCATCTCAGCATTCAGGAGTTTTTTGCCGCAGTGTACGTTTTCCACACATTCGTCCACTTCAATCAGAACTTGTTGGAACCACAAGAAAGCAGCGCTGCCCAGGAGGCTCCCAGCGACGCTACCAACCTTCTCAAGAGTGCAGTGGATAAGGCCTTGCAGAGTGAGAACGGACACCTGGATCTTTTTCTGCGTTTCCTTCTCGGCCTCTCACAGACATCCAATCGGACGTTGTTGAAGAGCGTTGTGACCACAGTGGGGAGCAGTTCACAGAGAAATGAGGGAATTGTCGAGTACATCAAGGAGAAGATCAGGCAAAATCTCTCCCCAGAAAGATGCATCAATCTCTTCCACTGCCTCAGTGAGCTGAATGATCAGTCTCTTCTGGAGGAAATCCAGAACTACCTGAGCTCTGGTAGTTTGTCAGAGATCCAGCTGTCCCCTTCACAGTGGTCTGCTCTGGTCTTTGTGTTGCTGACCTCAAAGAAAGAGTTGGATGAGTTTGACTTGAGGAAATATTCAAGATCAGAGGAGGGGCTTCTGAGGCTGTTACCAGTGATCAAAGAATCCAGAGTAGCCAT aCTCAAAGAATGCAACCTCACAGAGAAATGCTGTGAAGCGCTTGGAGCAGTTCTAAGCAGTTCATGTGTGAAAGAGTTGGACCTGAGTGATAATGATCTGCAAGACTCAGGAGTAGAACTCTTGTCTGCTGGACTGGCAAGTCCAACGTGTCATCTGGAAAAACTGAG gCTGCCGTTCTGTGGAATCACAGAGGTTGGCTGTGGCTTTTTGGCTAGTGCTCTGAGGACCAATCCCACCCACCTGAAGGAGCTGGATCTGAGTTACAATCATCCGGGGCAGCTGGGGATGGAGCTGCTGTCCTGTTTACAGAGGGACATGGAACACCTCACTGTCAG CTCTAACAACAATGCTGAGTGCTACTTAAAATCGGCTCTGAAGaaat ATACATGTGAGCTTACGCTGGATGTGAAAACTGCCAATTCATACTTGTCTATTTCTGaagatgacaaaaaaatgacacgAATGGAAACAGCGCAGCCATACCTTGACAGCCCAGAGAGATTTACAGGCAGCTGGGGACAAGTTCTTTGTAAAGAGGGTCTTTCTGCTCGTTGCTACTGGGAAGCAGAGTGGACTGGGGACAAGACCGGTATAGGAGTGGCTTATAAAGGAATCAGCAGGAAAGCAGTCGGCAATGAGTCTGTCCTTGGCTacaatgatcagtcctggagtctgcgCTACTGTCAAGGCAAATACACGGCCTGGTACAAGAGTGATTCATACGTATCTGTCCCCTACTCCAACTCCAAAAGGGTTGGGGTGTTCTTAGACTGGTCAGCTGGCACTCTGTCCTTCTACGCTGTATCATCAAACGCCATGACGCATCTGTATACGTTCCACGCCAAATTCTTCGAGCCTCTGTATCCAGGCTTCCGGCTGGGGTTTGCAGATACTTCATTAACTCTGTGCCAGCCAGAGAACCCCTAA